The following are from one region of the Methanomassiliicoccales archaeon LGM-DZ1 genome:
- a CDS encoding ATP-binding protein has product MEEKLVRRERYLEMIRPVYDVDIIKVLMGPRRSGKSVILSMIAEEVKADAEHKIFINFEDLKYKPLTDAEALNGYVVSRMKEGKYYLFFDEIQNVKGFAEALASLKSTGRCSIFVTGSNSRLLSGELATLLTGRTIQFEILPFSYSEAEEYMRLTRGSVPDSFLSDYIRLGGYPQRFQMGNETLARKFLEELYRSVIERDIHARHPDLDMDKFGRVASYALANCGNYFSAKTVSDYLKKKEGFDVSVQSVHSYLDLMEEAYLLKRVSIYDISRKTVMPSKPKNYALDNGLRYIMTGAADMQNGHLLENLVYLELLGRGYKVYVGKKYNGEIDFVAVKDGKKCFIQVAYLLADKATVEREFGAFSSVRDASPKYVISMDPFDMSRDGITHIGLRDFLEGKKELYLS; this is encoded by the coding sequence ATGGAGGAGAAACTGGTCCGGAGGGAGAGATACCTCGAGATGATACGTCCGGTGTACGATGTCGATATCATCAAGGTGCTCATGGGGCCGAGGCGTTCCGGCAAATCCGTGATCCTCTCCATGATAGCGGAAGAGGTAAAGGCGGACGCTGAGCACAAGATCTTCATCAATTTCGAAGACCTGAAGTACAAGCCCCTCACGGACGCCGAGGCCCTGAACGGGTATGTCGTCAGCCGCATGAAGGAAGGGAAGTACTACCTTTTCTTCGATGAGATCCAGAACGTGAAGGGGTTCGCCGAGGCCCTCGCCTCTCTGAAATCCACGGGCAGATGTTCCATCTTCGTGACGGGAAGCAACAGCAGGCTGCTCTCGGGAGAGCTTGCGACACTCCTCACAGGAAGGACGATCCAGTTCGAGATCCTGCCTTTCTCCTATTCCGAAGCGGAGGAATACATGAGGCTGACAAGGGGTTCGGTTCCGGACAGCTTCCTTTCGGACTACATAAGGCTCGGAGGGTATCCTCAGAGGTTCCAGATGGGGAACGAGACCCTTGCGCGGAAGTTCCTCGAGGAGTTATACAGGTCTGTCATCGAGAGGGACATCCATGCGAGGCATCCGGACCTGGACATGGACAAGTTCGGTAGGGTGGCATCCTATGCTCTTGCCAACTGCGGCAACTATTTCTCTGCCAAGACAGTCTCTGATTATCTGAAGAAGAAAGAAGGGTTCGATGTCTCAGTTCAATCCGTGCACAGTTACCTCGATCTCATGGAGGAAGCCTATCTCCTGAAGAGGGTCAGCATCTACGACATAAGCAGGAAGACTGTGATGCCCTCGAAACCCAAGAACTACGCATTGGACAACGGGCTCAGATACATCATGACCGGTGCCGCGGACATGCAGAACGGGCATCTGCTCGAGAATCTGGTGTACCTGGAGCTTCTTGGAAGGGGGTACAAGGTCTATGTCGGTAAGAAATACAATGGGGAGATCGATTTCGTGGCGGTCAAAGACGGGAAGAAATGCTTCATTCAAGTGGCGTATCTCTTGGCCGATAAGGCGACTGTGGAAAGGGAATTCGGTGCATTCTCCTCGGTGAGGGATGCATCGCCCAAGTACGTGATCTCCATGGACCCGTTCGATATGTCCAGGGACGGGATAACCCACATCGGCCTCCGGGATTTCCTGGAAGGGAAGAAGGAACTTTACCTATCGTGA
- the cls gene encoding cardiolipin synthase — translation MEWILIISVLNVLFIVSAMYAERYNPQALVLWAVLMAAVPLAGFLLYLLFGQTFYSRWAFRRKRDFEAKEWEDTADYGGGLEGEALRISDALRRSCGGPAVGGNDVHYYSESEEFFGDLFSSMERAEKSILAEYYIVRKDDTGRKLMNILIGRAKAGLTVRLLVDEIGTRNLPRDLVRELRKAGGKVTTFHRTITLLLSAKKNNRNHRKIAVIDGQTVFVSGYNIGDEYLGKGKFGYWRDAAVRIRGPAADFYTRTVLQDWRYASREDMVCNESLYRGEKAGDVTVQLTCGGPDMPGTNSIHMQYVSIADACRRRIWITTPYLGPTEPLVYLLRLRALEGADVRIIIPDIGDHAFVYWGNRFSASRLMDAGVRVYEYHDGFIHAKTAVGDGCYCSVGSANMDPRSMNLNFECNAMVYSEEMAADMEKAFEKDLERCTPYTMEMYRRRNMVQRFKTFLSRFLADLL, via the coding sequence ATGGAATGGATTCTGATCATCTCGGTGCTCAACGTGCTCTTCATCGTCTCCGCGATGTACGCCGAGCGCTACAACCCGCAGGCCCTCGTCCTCTGGGCGGTCCTGATGGCCGCCGTGCCGCTGGCCGGTTTCCTCCTGTACCTCCTCTTCGGGCAGACGTTCTATTCCCGCTGGGCCTTCCGGCGCAAGAGGGATTTCGAGGCCAAGGAATGGGAGGATACCGCCGACTACGGCGGCGGCCTGGAAGGCGAGGCGCTCCGGATATCGGATGCGCTCCGCCGGTCCTGCGGAGGCCCGGCGGTCGGCGGCAACGATGTGCATTACTACTCCGAGTCGGAGGAGTTCTTCGGCGACCTCTTCAGCAGCATGGAGCGCGCGGAGAAGAGCATCCTCGCCGAGTACTACATCGTGAGGAAGGACGACACTGGGAGGAAGCTCATGAACATCCTCATCGGCCGCGCCAAGGCTGGCCTGACCGTCCGCCTGCTGGTCGACGAGATCGGCACCCGCAACCTCCCGCGCGACCTGGTCAGGGAGCTCAGGAAGGCCGGCGGGAAGGTCACGACCTTCCACCGGACGATAACCCTCCTGCTGAGCGCCAAGAAGAACAACCGCAACCATCGGAAGATCGCCGTGATCGACGGGCAGACCGTGTTCGTGAGCGGGTACAACATCGGCGACGAGTACCTGGGGAAGGGGAAGTTCGGATACTGGAGGGACGCTGCCGTCAGGATCCGGGGCCCGGCGGCCGATTTCTACACGCGCACCGTACTCCAGGACTGGAGGTACGCTTCGCGCGAGGACATGGTGTGCAACGAGTCACTCTACCGCGGGGAGAAGGCGGGGGATGTCACCGTGCAGCTCACCTGCGGGGGGCCCGATATGCCCGGGACCAATTCTATCCATATGCAGTACGTCTCGATCGCGGACGCCTGCCGCCGGAGGATATGGATCACCACGCCCTACCTCGGGCCGACCGAGCCCCTCGTGTACCTGCTGCGCCTGAGGGCGCTGGAAGGAGCGGATGTCAGGATCATAATCCCGGACATCGGCGACCATGCGTTCGTCTATTGGGGGAACCGTTTCTCGGCCAGCAGGCTGATGGATGCCGGCGTCAGGGTGTACGAGTACCATGACGGCTTCATCCATGCGAAGACCGCCGTTGGCGACGGATGCTACTGCTCTGTGGGCTCGGCCAACATGGACCCCCGGAGCATGAACCTGAACTTCGAATGCAATGCCATGGTCTACTCGGAGGAGATGGCCGCCGACATGGAGAAGGCGTTCGAGAAGGACTTGGAGAGATGCACCCCGTACACGATGGAGATGTACAGGAGGAGGAACATGGTCCAGAGGTTCAAGACGTTCCTGTCGAGGTTCCTGGCAGACCTCCTGTGA
- a CDS encoding SIR2 family protein: MDSNNDNGERIFKFTKPPALILGSGITTRYVKNAPGWEELLSRVGKRFGIDESMMIILESSAKNYVKEHPNEIENFMPRLATEMEKEFNERARKGYFRVEDILTKEEHSYFLETHLNPVRIMVASELKNIELDNDSSKTKELSYLRSLRDNVPCIITTNYDTVLEDQIFENKLSVYQRISDYYLSGSQGIGEIYKIHGSCTDPKSLVSSPMLSFDNEAGS; this comes from the coding sequence ATGGATTCAAACAATGATAATGGAGAGCGCATTTTCAAATTTACAAAACCTCCGGCACTGATATTGGGTTCAGGAATAACGACAAGATATGTCAAGAATGCGCCTGGATGGGAAGAATTGCTGAGCAGAGTCGGAAAAAGATTCGGTATTGATGAATCCATGATGATTATTCTTGAAAGTTCCGCGAAAAATTATGTGAAAGAACATCCGAATGAAATTGAAAATTTCATGCCCAGACTTGCCACAGAGATGGAAAAAGAATTTAATGAAAGAGCCAGAAAAGGATACTTTCGTGTCGAGGATATTCTTACCAAGGAAGAACACAGTTATTTTCTGGAGACCCACTTGAATCCTGTGAGAATAATGGTTGCTTCAGAACTGAAGAATATTGAACTGGATAACGATTCATCAAAGACAAAAGAACTGTCATATCTTCGTTCATTACGTGATAACGTCCCATGCATCATCACAACCAATTACGATACTGTGCTTGAAGATCAGATTTTTGAAAATAAACTCAGCGTGTATCAACGTATATCAGATTATTATTTGTCTGGCTCTCAGGGAATCGGAGAAATTTACAAAATTCATGGAAGTTGCACCGATCCGAAATCACTTGTATCCTCACCTATGCTGAGTTTTGATAACGAGGCAGGATCCTGA